A genomic region of bacterium contains the following coding sequences:
- a CDS encoding glycosyltransferase family 1 protein, translating to CGEAGMYFDPPDVKSMAETISKIFDNNALRLDLIAKGLERSELFGFEKTAERLSVLFEKVLHDSRLKT from the coding sequence ATGCGGCGAGGCCGGGATGTACTTTGATCCGCCTGACGTCAAAAGCATGGCTGAAACAATAAGTAAAATTTTCGACAACAATGCCCTTCGCCTGGACTTGATCGCAAAGGGACTGGAACGATCCGAGCTGTTCGGTTTTGAGAAAACGGCAGAACGATTGTCCGTTCTGTTCGAAAAAGTACTGCATGACAGCAGGCTGAAGACATGA
- a CDS encoding glycosyltransferase family 9 protein — translation MKVIIVKFMSLGDMVMSTVGLQMIRNAFPDSEITLLTLDSSEPILRHDPAVNKFIIEPTNVFWPRKKLDRILPAILKWRSQRYDLAVSFHAGRGPNMLVSALNAKDHILPGHGSLTAIVSSNKDSFSPGMNHYTEVYPAIARKAIEQEGGDATGEIPRPRVVFLPEEIRSMDELLDKHKLARNNYVAIFPGGGYNPGNQITAKRYPQMGAALKMFIRLATDAHIVLLGANSDQGTVSQIKESLGQGRVVDLTGKTTVRQFAAVIQASRMLLTNDSSALHIAQAVSTPTVAVFGPTNPLEFVDPRAPVAVFSPTNAVPIFSGKYHGEDLAASRTFDEIDPVLVAEAMKNIWCQH, via the coding sequence ATGAAAGTGATCATCGTTAAATTCATGTCCCTGGGCGATATGGTAATGTCCACGGTCGGTCTTCAAATGATCAGAAATGCCTTTCCCGACAGCGAGATCACCTTGTTGACCCTTGATTCTTCCGAACCAATCTTAAGGCATGATCCTGCTGTCAACAAATTCATCATCGAGCCCACCAATGTCTTTTGGCCCCGGAAAAAACTTGACCGGATCTTGCCGGCCATATTGAAATGGCGGAGCCAGAGATACGATCTGGCTGTTTCGTTTCATGCCGGCCGTGGCCCCAATATGCTGGTGAGTGCCCTGAACGCCAAGGATCACATCCTTCCTGGTCATGGTTCCCTTACGGCAATCGTCAGTTCCAATAAGGATTCATTTTCCCCCGGTATGAATCACTATACCGAAGTTTACCCTGCCATAGCACGCAAAGCCATTGAACAAGAGGGAGGGGACGCCACCGGAGAGATACCTAGGCCGAGGGTGGTATTTTTACCCGAAGAAATACGGAGTATGGACGAATTGCTGGACAAACACAAGCTTGCCCGGAATAATTATGTCGCCATATTCCCCGGGGGGGGCTATAATCCCGGCAACCAGATAACTGCGAAACGTTATCCCCAAATGGGGGCGGCTCTTAAAATGTTCATCCGCCTTGCCACGGACGCCCATATTGTCCTGTTGGGCGCAAATTCTGACCAAGGAACGGTCAGCCAAATAAAGGAATCTCTGGGCCAGGGCCGGGTGGTTGATCTGACCGGAAAAACAACGGTCAGACAGTTCGCAGCGGTCATTCAGGCATCAAGAATGCTGCTGACAAATGACTCCAGCGCTCTTCATATCGCACAGGCGGTGTCCACGCCTACCGTCGCAGTATTCGGTCCCACCAATCCCTTGGAGTTCGTTGACCCCCGCGCGCCGGTGGCCGTTTTCTCGCCTACAAATGCGGTCCCGATATTTTCCGGCAAATACCATGGTGAAGACCTTGCGGCCTCGAGAACCTTTGACGAGATAGACCCGGTGTTAGTCGCGGAAGCAATGAAAAATATATGGTGTCAACATTAA